A window of Thermoplasmata archaeon contains these coding sequences:
- a CDS encoding class I SAM-dependent methyltransferase — translation MPEDHWTTRLFLDHDEIFLRIHEHGWEAGAGQAQDLKALFDRFGVPTGGRILDVPCGIGRHSTRLAKMGYRTLGVDLSPAYVRRAQELAEREGVADRAIYRVGDMRDLVRSVAPEERPFDAAINLWTSLGYYGEDADAAILRGYADLVRPGGLFVLFIVNRDWVVRHFDPQGWEEFGDLVHIEDRHLDLDASWMRNRWRFFRKKDEDLEGIAAIGAEHRIYSLHELRSLFERGGWQVEATFGGLKMDDPSFDAPSLAIVGRK, via the coding sequence GTGCCGGAGGACCACTGGACGACGAGGCTCTTCCTCGACCACGACGAGATCTTCCTCCGCATCCACGAGCACGGATGGGAGGCAGGAGCGGGGCAGGCCCAGGACCTCAAAGCCCTCTTCGACCGCTTCGGGGTTCCCACGGGGGGACGCATCCTGGACGTACCCTGCGGCATCGGTCGGCACTCGACGCGCCTGGCCAAGATGGGCTACCGCACCCTGGGCGTGGACCTGTCTCCGGCGTACGTGCGACGGGCCCAGGAGTTGGCGGAACGGGAGGGCGTCGCGGACCGGGCGATCTACCGCGTGGGAGACATGCGCGACCTCGTCCGAAGCGTCGCCCCGGAGGAACGCCCGTTCGATGCCGCAATCAACCTTTGGACCTCCTTGGGCTACTACGGCGAGGACGCGGACGCTGCGATCCTGCGCGGATACGCGGACCTGGTCCGGCCCGGAGGGCTGTTCGTCCTGTTCATCGTGAACCGGGACTGGGTCGTGCGTCATTTCGATCCCCAAGGCTGGGAGGAGTTCGGGGACCTGGTCCACATCGAGGACCGCCATCTCGATCTGGATGCCTCCTGGATGCGCAACCGGTGGCGGTTCTTCCGCAAGAAGGACGAGGACCTCGAGGGAATCGCCGCGATCGGGGCCGAGCACCGCATTTACAGCCTCCATGAACTCCGTTCCCTGTTCGAGCGCGGAGGCTGGCAGGTGGAAGCGACCTTCGGAGGGCTCAAGATGGACGACCCCAGCTTCGATGCCCCGAGCCTCGCCATCGTCGGGAGGAAGTGA
- the icd gene encoding isocitrate dehydrogenase (NADP(+)) — translation MESLKLTPPSQGHKILITEAGLRIPDDPIIPLIEGDGIGPDVTRAARTVVDAAVETTFHGRRRIAWYPVPAGETALFRYGDMLPAATLAAIREYVIALKGPLTTPVGGGFRSLNVTLRQTLDLYANVRPIYWMPGVPSPVTHPERLDIVIYREAEEDVYAGIEWAKGSPEAKRLIGTLKDQFNVHVREDSGIGLKPISEFESKRLIRKAIRYAIENRRRSVTLVHKGNIMKYTEGAFREWGYELARTEFPNDTVSWQEVQETHDGKVPEGKVLIKDVIADNMFQQLLLRPDEYDVLATTNLNGDYLSDAAAAQVGGLGVAPGANIGDAHALFEPIHGSAPKYAGMDKVNPTAEILAGVMMLEYMGWNEAATRLREAVKATIGAKVVTYDLARQMPGSKQVGTTAFASAIVERLQTA, via the coding sequence ATCGAATCCCTCAAGCTGACGCCCCCGTCCCAGGGCCACAAGATCCTGATCACGGAGGCGGGCCTCCGCATCCCGGACGATCCGATCATCCCGCTCATCGAGGGAGATGGCATCGGACCCGACGTGACGAGGGCCGCGCGCACGGTCGTCGACGCCGCGGTCGAGACCACGTTCCACGGTCGGCGGCGAATCGCGTGGTACCCGGTGCCCGCGGGGGAGACCGCCCTGTTTCGCTATGGGGACATGTTGCCCGCCGCGACACTCGCGGCGATCAGGGAGTATGTGATCGCGCTCAAGGGGCCGCTCACGACGCCCGTGGGCGGAGGGTTCCGCTCCCTCAACGTGACCCTGCGGCAGACCCTGGACCTGTACGCGAACGTCCGGCCGATTTACTGGATGCCGGGCGTGCCCAGCCCCGTGACCCACCCGGAGCGGCTCGACATCGTGATCTACCGGGAGGCCGAGGAGGACGTGTACGCGGGCATCGAGTGGGCCAAGGGCTCCCCGGAGGCGAAGCGGTTGATCGGGACGCTCAAGGATCAGTTCAACGTCCACGTACGGGAGGACAGCGGCATCGGCTTGAAGCCTATCAGCGAGTTCGAGTCCAAACGCCTGATCCGGAAAGCGATTCGGTACGCGATCGAGAACCGCCGTCGCTCCGTGACCCTGGTCCACAAGGGGAACATCATGAAGTACACGGAGGGCGCCTTCCGCGAGTGGGGCTACGAGCTCGCGCGGACGGAGTTCCCCAACGACACGGTTTCCTGGCAGGAGGTCCAGGAGACGCACGACGGCAAGGTCCCGGAGGGGAAGGTCCTGATCAAGGATGTGATCGCGGACAACATGTTCCAGCAGCTCCTCCTCCGACCCGACGAGTACGACGTCCTCGCGACGACGAACCTGAACGGGGACTACCTGAGCGACGCCGCCGCGGCCCAAGTCGGCGGGCTCGGCGTCGCCCCGGGCGCGAACATCGGGGACGCGCACGCGCTCTTCGAGCCCATCCACGGCAGCGCGCCGAAGTACGCGGGGATGGACAAGGTCAACCCGACCGCGGAGATCCTCGCCGGGGTCATGATGCTCGAGTACATGGGTTGGAACGAGGCCGCCACCCGCCTACGCGAGGCCGTCAAGGCGACCATCGGCGCCAAGGTCGTCACGTACGACCTCGCGCGGCAGATGCCCGGGTCCAAGCAGGTTGGCACGACCGCCTTCGCGTCCGCCATCGTGGAGCGCCTCCAGACGGCGTGA
- a CDS encoding citrate/2-methylcitrate synthase: MSMTEKPTVEAKPKIEKGLDDVYVKESSICLVDGIKGRLLYRGWDIRDLAVHSSFEETVYILIHGRLPTKTELAEATQAFAENRTIGPEVVKLLRCMPADAPPIDVLRTAVSYVSNFDKERDDPTRAANMRKAQRLIGKLPTLVATANRIREGKRPVPPDPSLGIADDFLRMLTGKRPDRLSAKVMDVALILHADHSMNASAFAATVAASTLADLYSTIVAAIATLKGPLHGGANEAALKTMLAIGKPENAEAYVLNTLQNHGKIFGFGHRVYKTWDPRALILRDYARKLSELRGEEDLFRIAEIVQDTVVRELSAKHVYPNVDFYSGLTYHLLGIPADLFTPIFAVSRISGWTAHVIEYWEDNRLVRPLDYYIGPTDNVYVPIEQRA, translated from the coding sequence ATGAGCATGACCGAGAAGCCGACGGTCGAGGCGAAGCCGAAGATCGAGAAGGGTCTCGACGATGTCTACGTCAAGGAGTCGTCCATCTGCCTCGTCGACGGCATCAAGGGCCGCCTCCTGTACCGAGGCTGGGACATCCGGGACCTTGCCGTGCACTCCAGCTTCGAGGAGACCGTCTACATCCTGATCCACGGTCGGCTGCCGACCAAGACGGAGCTCGCCGAGGCAACGCAGGCGTTCGCGGAGAACCGGACCATCGGTCCGGAGGTCGTGAAGCTCCTGCGGTGCATGCCGGCCGACGCTCCGCCGATCGACGTGCTCCGGACGGCGGTCTCCTATGTCAGCAACTTCGACAAGGAGCGGGACGACCCCACCCGCGCCGCGAACATGCGGAAGGCCCAGCGGCTGATCGGGAAGCTGCCGACCCTGGTCGCGACGGCGAACCGGATCCGGGAGGGAAAACGACCGGTGCCGCCGGACCCGAGCCTGGGCATCGCGGACGACTTCCTGCGGATGCTCACGGGCAAGCGGCCGGACCGGCTCTCCGCGAAGGTGATGGACGTCGCCTTGATCCTCCACGCGGACCACAGCATGAACGCGTCCGCCTTCGCCGCCACGGTGGCCGCGTCCACCCTCGCGGACCTGTACAGCACGATCGTCGCCGCGATCGCCACCCTCAAGGGACCCCTTCACGGAGGCGCGAACGAGGCCGCCCTGAAGACCATGCTCGCGATCGGGAAGCCGGAGAACGCGGAAGCCTACGTGTTGAACACGCTCCAGAACCACGGCAAGATCTTCGGGTTCGGACACCGGGTCTACAAGACCTGGGATCCCCGCGCCCTGATCCTGCGGGACTACGCGCGTAAGCTCAGCGAGCTGCGGGGCGAGGAGGACCTGTTCCGCATCGCGGAGATCGTCCAGGATACGGTCGTGCGCGAACTGTCGGCCAAGCACGTCTACCCGAACGTGGACTTCTATTCCGGGCTCACGTACCATCTCCTGGGAATCCCCGCGGACCTCTTCACACCGATCTTTGCCGTCTCCAGGATCTCGGGCTGGACGGCGCACGTGATCGAGTACTGGGAGGACAACCGCCTCGTGCGGCCCCTCGACTACTACATCGGGCCGACGGACAACGTGTACGTGCCGATTGAGCAGCGCGCGTGA
- a CDS encoding 3-isopropylmalate dehydratase small subunit: MGRAWKFGDNISTDLIAPGRFYHLRSNLPELAKHVLEDARPEFASGVKPGDFVVGGRNFGKGSSREHAPVIIKLAGTRAVLARSFARIFYRNCINIGLPAIVVDTDRIAEGDDLDVDLEKGIVHDRTKGIDLTFPPLPAVMARILEEGGLVEYIKHHGDLVIAGA, encoded by the coding sequence ATGGGCCGGGCCTGGAAGTTCGGCGACAACATCTCCACGGACCTCATCGCGCCCGGCCGCTTCTACCACCTCCGCTCGAACCTGCCGGAGCTCGCGAAGCACGTGCTCGAGGACGCTCGGCCCGAATTCGCGTCGGGTGTGAAGCCGGGGGACTTCGTGGTCGGGGGACGGAACTTCGGGAAGGGTTCGTCCCGAGAGCATGCGCCCGTGATCATCAAGCTCGCGGGGACGCGCGCGGTCCTCGCCCGGTCCTTCGCCCGGATCTTCTACCGCAACTGCATCAACATCGGGCTGCCCGCCATCGTCGTCGACACGGACCGGATCGCGGAAGGCGACGATCTGGACGTCGACTTGGAGAAGGGAATCGTCCACGACCGGACGAAGGGAATCGACCTCACGTTCCCTCCTCTGCCCGCGGTCATGGCCCGAATCTTGGAGGAGGGCGGCCTCGTGGAGTACATCAAGCACCATGGGGACCTCGTCATCGCGGGGGCGTGA
- a CDS encoding 3-isopropylmalate dehydratase large subunit has protein sequence MPGKTLVEKVLSRASGHPVRAGDTTIAKVDLAYVQDGTGPLTFRMMEQMNLIKAANPQRSVVFIDHSSPPPRRELATDHVYLRDFAAKTGMILSDVGQGVCHQVAFEKYVRPWDVVIGADSHSVMGGAMGAFATGMGSTDVAVALALGKTWLRVPETLKFEVRGKFHKGVFSKDLILRVLGDIKTDGATYKAMEWGGPAWAAMPMTERMVLSNMAIEGGGKCGPQPSDQETKRYLREHGREGDWKEIRPDEDAGYEAVHPYDAGDLDPMVARPPQEDNVVPVTDPSVKGLKIQQVYLGSCTNARYEDIQVFCDYMKGEKVAEGTRLIVVPASKEAYARSMKEGLFEILLDAGATIQSPGCGACPGVHLGIPGDGENVLSTTNRNYVGRMGNPAAFTYLASPATAAATAMFGVITDPREVR, from the coding sequence ATGCCGGGGAAAACCCTTGTTGAGAAGGTACTCTCGCGCGCCTCCGGCCATCCCGTCCGCGCGGGAGACACCACGATCGCCAAGGTGGATCTCGCGTACGTCCAGGACGGCACGGGGCCGCTCACGTTCCGCATGATGGAACAGATGAACCTCATCAAGGCGGCGAACCCGCAGCGGTCCGTCGTCTTCATCGACCATTCGAGCCCGCCTCCGCGACGGGAGCTCGCGACGGACCACGTCTACCTGCGGGACTTTGCCGCCAAGACGGGCATGATCCTCTCCGACGTCGGGCAAGGCGTGTGCCACCAAGTCGCGTTCGAGAAGTACGTCCGGCCGTGGGACGTGGTCATCGGCGCGGACAGTCACAGCGTGATGGGCGGTGCCATGGGCGCCTTCGCGACGGGCATGGGGTCCACGGACGTGGCGGTCGCCCTGGCCCTGGGCAAGACCTGGCTTCGGGTGCCCGAGACGCTCAAGTTCGAGGTCCGCGGGAAGTTCCACAAGGGCGTGTTCTCCAAGGACCTCATCCTCCGCGTGCTCGGGGACATCAAGACGGACGGCGCCACGTACAAGGCCATGGAGTGGGGCGGCCCGGCGTGGGCCGCGATGCCCATGACGGAGCGCATGGTCCTCTCGAACATGGCCATCGAAGGCGGCGGCAAGTGCGGCCCGCAGCCGTCGGACCAGGAGACGAAGCGGTACCTGCGCGAGCACGGCCGGGAGGGGGATTGGAAGGAGATCCGCCCGGACGAGGATGCCGGGTACGAGGCCGTCCATCCGTACGACGCGGGCGACCTGGATCCCATGGTGGCCCGGCCGCCCCAGGAGGACAACGTGGTGCCCGTGACGGACCCGAGCGTGAAGGGGCTCAAGATTCAGCAGGTGTACCTGGGCTCCTGCACGAACGCGCGCTACGAGGACATCCAGGTGTTCTGCGACTACATGAAGGGCGAGAAGGTCGCGGAGGGCACACGGCTCATCGTGGTCCCCGCCTCCAAGGAGGCGTACGCGCGATCCATGAAGGAAGGTCTGTTCGAAATCCTCCTCGACGCGGGTGCGACGATCCAATCGCCCGGCTGCGGTGCCTGCCCCGGCGTCCACCTAGGCATCCCGGGCGACGGCGAGAACGTCCTGTCCACGACGAACCGGAACTACGTCGGGCGGATGGGAAACCCCGCCGCCTTCACGTACCTGGCGTCCCCGGCGACGGCGGCCGCCACGGCCATGTTTGGCGTGATCACGGACCCGCGGGAGGTGCGGTGA
- the cyoE gene encoding heme o synthase, giving the protein MRPNLSLDDYVQLMKLRIDALLLLVAAAGYIATSGPRIDPVAFGLLMVSGLLASSGASAVNHYIDRDIDAVMRRTSTRPLPAHRIDPATRALTFGLGLTAASLGLAYLTINPLTAAMIGLGFVVYVGVYTLGLKRTHVSNIVIGGFAGSCPALAGSAAAANGISLPAALIALLVFLWTPGHFWALAFRNQDDYRRAGLPMLPAVRDAGTSARAIGASSAIVAVTSIAFIFTDAFHDAYVVASLALGAVLLYLTLRFLREPTKERAWAGYKFSGIYLALILLAVVADALVPLALSL; this is encoded by the coding sequence TTGCGACCGAACTTGTCCCTGGATGACTACGTCCAACTGATGAAGCTGCGGATCGACGCGCTCCTGCTGCTCGTCGCCGCGGCGGGGTACATCGCGACGAGCGGCCCCCGCATCGACCCGGTGGCCTTCGGCCTGCTCATGGTCTCGGGCCTCCTCGCCTCCAGCGGGGCAAGTGCGGTGAATCATTACATCGACCGGGACATCGATGCGGTCATGCGACGCACGTCGACGCGGCCCCTACCCGCCCATCGAATCGATCCCGCGACCCGTGCGCTCACATTCGGCCTGGGACTCACCGCGGCGTCTCTCGGCCTCGCATACCTCACGATCAACCCGCTGACTGCGGCGATGATTGGGCTCGGTTTCGTCGTGTACGTCGGCGTGTACACGCTGGGCCTCAAACGGACGCACGTGAGCAACATCGTGATTGGAGGCTTTGCGGGCTCGTGCCCGGCGCTCGCGGGATCGGCCGCCGCGGCGAATGGGATCAGCCTTCCCGCGGCCCTCATCGCGCTCCTCGTATTCCTCTGGACCCCGGGCCACTTCTGGGCCCTCGCCTTCCGGAACCAGGACGACTACCGGCGCGCGGGCCTCCCCATGCTGCCGGCGGTCAGGGACGCGGGGACCTCCGCGCGTGCGATCGGCGCGTCCTCCGCAATCGTCGCGGTCACGAGCATCGCGTTCATCTTCACGGACGCGTTCCACGACGCGTACGTCGTGGCCTCCCTCGCGCTGGGCGCGGTACTCCTGTACCTCACCCTCCGCTTCCTCCGGGAACCGACGAAGGAGCGGGCCTGGGCCGGATACAAGTTCTCGGGAATCTACCTCGCGTTGATCCTGCTGGCCGTCGTGGCGGACGCGCTCGTGCCGCTCGCCCTGTCTCTGTGA
- the nth gene encoding endonuclease III, producing the protein MDRAAFERTMRILERRHPMKDWSEGMTPFEILVSTILSQSTTVANERLGLDGLRRALGEITPGSVAVAPLPTIREAIWHAGLAGQKAPRIRACAREVIARWGGSLEVVLRLPTPDARRELRTLPGVGPKTADVVLSMAANHPTFPVDTHIARIAHRWSLVPRRDYEATRARLEAWTPPAKRKAWHLAIIAHGRELCKARDPRCDACPVRRECDWYRTHGRRLVARTKTGTRKGAS; encoded by the coding sequence GTGGACCGGGCCGCGTTCGAGCGCACGATGCGCATCCTCGAGCGCCGTCACCCGATGAAGGATTGGTCCGAAGGGATGACCCCGTTCGAGATTCTCGTGTCCACGATTCTCTCGCAGAGCACGACCGTCGCGAACGAACGACTCGGGCTCGACGGGTTGCGCCGCGCCCTGGGAGAAATCACGCCCGGCTCCGTCGCGGTTGCACCCCTGCCGACGATCCGGGAGGCCATCTGGCACGCCGGACTCGCGGGCCAGAAGGCGCCGCGAATCCGGGCTTGCGCCCGAGAGGTGATTGCCCGTTGGGGAGGGTCCTTGGAGGTCGTCCTGCGCCTGCCGACCCCGGACGCGCGACGCGAGCTGAGGACCCTCCCGGGCGTCGGGCCGAAGACCGCGGACGTGGTCCTCTCCATGGCAGCAAACCATCCCACGTTCCCGGTGGACACGCACATCGCGCGGATCGCCCACCGCTGGAGTTTGGTCCCACGAAGGGACTACGAAGCGACCCGAGCGAGACTCGAGGCATGGACGCCGCCCGCGAAGCGAAAAGCATGGCACCTCGCGATCATTGCCCATGGCCGCGAACTCTGCAAGGCACGAGATCCCCGCTGCGACGCCTGCCCGGTGCGCCGCGAATGCGACTGGTACCGCACGCACGGACGCAGGTTGGTCGCGCGTACAAAGACGGGAACTCGAAAAGGGGCTTCGTAA